The following are from one region of the Trichocoleus sp. FACHB-46 genome:
- a CDS encoding redoxin domain-containing protein → MRSDIVPGAVFPDYELPDHTAKRRKISELQGQHPMVLVLSRGGYCPKDRQQAEGLVQLHREIEVGYCRLVTISTDNITETNEYRSGVGAHWPFLSDAGRKIQKDLDIAEYTDPLHNPMIPYTIVLEPGLVVYKIYMGYWFFGRPTVEELRQDLRAVLKKCRPDWDITTPELKAAWQQDRKELFYPYGKTYAQSIGEQD, encoded by the coding sequence ATGCGCTCTGACATTGTTCCAGGGGCAGTCTTTCCCGACTACGAACTGCCCGACCACACCGCGAAACGTCGGAAGATCTCCGAGCTGCAAGGACAACATCCGATGGTTCTCGTCCTCAGCCGCGGAGGGTACTGCCCAAAGGATCGCCAACAGGCTGAAGGGCTAGTTCAACTCCATCGTGAGATCGAGGTTGGCTATTGCCGTCTGGTCACGATTAGCACCGACAACATCACGGAGACGAATGAATATCGCAGTGGCGTCGGTGCCCACTGGCCTTTCCTCTCCGACGCGGGACGCAAAATCCAAAAAGACCTCGACATCGCCGAATACACAGACCCTCTCCACAATCCCATGATCCCCTACACGATCGTCCTCGAGCCTGGTCTCGTCGTTTACAAGATCTACATGGGCTACTGGTTCTTTGGGCGACCCACTGTGGAAGAGCTGCGCCAGGATTTGCGCGCCGTTCTCAAGAAATGCCGACCGGACTGGGACATCACCACACCTGAACTGAAAGCGGCATGGCAGCAGGACCGCAAGGAACTCTTCTATCCGTACGGCAAAACCTATGCCCAATCGATCGGCGAACAGGATTAG
- a CDS encoding alpha/beta fold hydrolase, with protein sequence MESMPEKINRQRRRFLGTALMAIATTQLARFGSAIAQSNKTQPAALSMMKSGTNKSFSSLKQIDADVLNVGYAEAGPANGRPVILLHGWPYDIYSYVDVAPLLASAGYRVIIPYLRGYGTTRFLSSETFRNGQQSALAFDIIALMDALKIEKAVIAGYDWGARTANIVAALWPERCKALVSVSGYLIGSFKANRMPLPPQAELQWWYQFYFATERGRAGYEKYRRDFNKLIWRLASPKWNFDDATFDRSATSFNNPDHVDIVIHNYRWRLGLAEGESKYDEFEKQLAIFPMITVPTITLESDANGAPHPDPSSYAKKFSGKYSHRTIKGGIGHNLPQEAPQEFANAVVEVDGY encoded by the coding sequence ATGGAATCAATGCCCGAAAAAATCAACCGTCAGCGCCGCCGCTTTTTGGGCACTGCGCTCATGGCCATTGCGACTACACAGTTAGCCCGATTCGGTTCTGCGATCGCCCAATCCAACAAAACACAACCAGCTGCTCTGTCCATGATGAAGTCGGGAACAAACAAGTCATTCAGCTCACTGAAGCAGATCGATGCGGATGTCTTGAATGTCGGATACGCTGAAGCGGGTCCCGCGAATGGTCGTCCGGTCATCCTCCTGCACGGATGGCCCTACGATATTTACAGCTATGTCGATGTCGCCCCTTTGTTAGCGTCAGCAGGATACCGGGTGATCATCCCGTACCTACGCGGTTATGGCACGACGCGCTTTCTTTCAAGCGAGACGTTTCGCAATGGACAGCAGTCAGCACTTGCATTCGATATCATTGCTTTGATGGATGCGCTTAAGATCGAGAAGGCAGTCATCGCTGGTTATGATTGGGGCGCACGCACCGCCAACATTGTTGCAGCGCTCTGGCCCGAACGCTGCAAGGCGCTTGTTTCCGTGAGTGGCTATTTGATCGGCAGCTTTAAAGCCAATAGAATGCCGCTGCCGCCACAGGCCGAACTCCAATGGTGGTATCAATTTTATTTCGCGACAGAACGCGGGCGCGCGGGTTATGAAAAATACCGCCGCGATTTCAACAAGCTGATCTGGCGACTTGCCTCACCAAAATGGAACTTTGATGACGCGACGTTCGACCGCAGCGCCACGTCCTTCAACAATCCGGATCACGTTGACATCGTCATCCACAACTACCGCTGGCGGCTTGGACTAGCCGAAGGCGAGTCGAAGTATGACGAGTTTGAGAAGCAACTCGCCATATTCCCCATGATCACCGTACCTACCATCACGCTGGAGAGTGATGCCAACGGCGCGCCGCATCCCGATCCCAGCTCCTATGCCAAGAAATTCTCGGGCAAATATTCGCACCGCACTATCAAAGGCGGCATCGGGCACAACTTGCCACAAGAAGCGCCACAGGAGTTTGCCAATGCCGTTGTCGAAGTTGACGGTTATTGA